The Cynocephalus volans isolate mCynVol1 chromosome 1, mCynVol1.pri, whole genome shotgun sequence region CGGAAGGCAGCCCCCACACTAATGGAGGTGTGTTCTTCCTCCTGCGAGAACAGGGCACCCAAAAGATGTTAAAACCCTCTGGTGCGCAGATTGTGTCTTCTAGagtcactttttgtttttatcagcaATTAAACCCTCACCACAACTCAACTGCACATATGGTATATTCAAGCAACAATTGTTTCTTTGTGACATGCTTCCATATTTTTTAATCGTTTCAGGTCGAGTGGTGAATATTAGTAGTTTACATGGTTTGATAGCTCTTGAAAATTGCAGTGAAGATCTGCAGGAGAAGTTCCGAAGTGAGACACTCACAGAGGGGGACTTGGTGGACCTcatgaaaaagtttgtggaggacacaaaaaatgaggTGCATGAGAGGGAAGGCTGGCCCACCTCAGCTTACGGGGTGTCCAAGTTGGGGGTCACAGTCTTGTCGAGAATCCTAGCCAGGCGTCTGGATGAGAAGAGAAAAGCCGACAGGATTCTGCTGAATGCGTGTTGCCCTGGGTGGGTGAAGACAGACGTGGCTGGGGATCACGGCTCCAGGACTGTGGGAGAGGCAGCCGAGACCCCTGTCTACTTGGCTCTCCTGCCTCCAGATGCTACTGAGCCGCAAGGTCAGCTGGTCCGTGACAAAGTTGTACAAAACTGGTGAAGttgaatgcttaataaatgttggtggaatgaatgaatgctgatgtagttttctttttttttggcggctgacctgtatggggatcccaacccttaaccctggtgttataacactgctctaaccaactgagctaaccgcccTGCCCTGATGCTATTTCTGTCCTTGAGAAGGAATGTCCATGAGACTCCCTGGGAGAAAGGTGCCCAGTTCC contains the following coding sequences:
- the LOC134362362 gene encoding carbonyl reductase [NADPH] 3; translation: MSSCSRVALVTGANKGIGFAIARELCRQFSGDVVLTARDAARGRAAVQQLQAEGLSPRFHQLDIDDLQSIRALRDFLRKEYGGLNVLINNAGIAFKGDDPAPFDIQAEMTLKTNFFATRNVCTELLPIMKPHGRVVNISSLHGLIALENCSEDLQEKFRSETLTEGDLVDLMKKFVEDTKNEVHEREGWPTSAYGVSKLGVTVLSRILARRLDEKRKADRILLNACCPGWVKTDVAGDHGSRTVGEAAETPVYLALLPPDATEPQGQLVRDKVVQNW